Proteins encoded together in one Ictidomys tridecemlineatus isolate mIctTri1 chromosome 3, mIctTri1.hap1, whole genome shotgun sequence window:
- the LOC144376104 gene encoding ribonuclease SLFN12-like: MATVDVNIRIDFETDYNELVLDVGKVTLGEKNRNSMKDKQRKKRQKEAVSRAMCALLNSGGGVIKAEIENTEYKYNEDGIGEDLEISFSDMLPRVLNYLDFMQNANTFLIFVKSWSLDSSGQQIVTLRTNLYSKNTTSTIVMDGPHALAFLQEKKTGSRLFSTPKTNAMKVPTEESSVVDSPSEVFSKTKLTYRSKVNFSESTFVATKLVPGTDEFGKEENCKREDVLEFMKEEVPQYVSAFANTDGGYLFFGIHSQTKEIIGFEGQPWYLSEIEKTIRELPVHHFCKEKKTINYSCKLIEVHDEERHRGYVCALHVDSFCCAVFVEEPDSWHVKGNHVMRFTMEEWIKCMVDGR; the protein is encoded by the coding sequence ATGGCCACTGTGGACGTAAACATCAGAATTGATTTTGAAACTGATTATAATGAGCTGGTTTTAGATGTAGGAAAAGTCACTCTTGGAGAGAAGAATAGGAACAGCATGAAGgacaaacaaaggaaaaaaaggcagaaagaggCTGTCTCACGAGCCATGTGTGCTTTGCTGAATTCTGGAGGAGGAGTTATCAAGGCTGAAATCGAGAATACAGAGTATAAGTATAATGAAGACGGAATAGGAGAAGATTTGGAAATATCTTTCAGCGATATGCTGCCTCGTGTTCTAAATTACCTTGACTTCATGCAGAATGCTAACACATTTTTGATTTTTGTGAAATCCTGGAGCTTGGATAGCTCTGGTCAGCAGATTGTCACGTTGAGAACCAATCTGTATAGCAAAAATACAACATCTACAATTGTCATGGATGGTCCCCATGCACTGGCTTTCCTCCAAGAGAAGAAAACTGGATCCAGATTATTTTCAACACCAAAAACGAATGCAATGAAGGTCCCTACTGAAGAAAGTAGTGTGGTGGACTCACCTTCAGAGGTTTTTAGCAAGACAAAACTTACATACAGAAGTAAAGTCAACTTTTCTGAATCAACATTTGTTGCTACTAAATTAGTCCCAGGTACAGATGagtttggaaaagaagaaaattgtaaAAGAGAAGATGTGCTGGAGTTCATGAAAGAAGAGGTACCTCAATATGTTTCCGCATTTGCAAATACTGATGGGGGATATTTGTTCTTTGGTATACATAgccaaacaaaagaaataattggcTTTGAAGGACAGCCTTGGTATCTTTCTGAGATAGAAAAGACAATTAGGGAGCTTCCTGTCCATCATTTCTGTAAAGAGAAGAAGACGATTAATTACTCCTGCAAACTCATTGAAGTCCATGATGAAGAAAGACATCGTGGCTACGTCTGTGCACTCCATGTAGACAGCTTTTGCTGTGCCGTATTTGTTGAGGAGCCTGATTCCTGGCATGTGAAAGGGAACCACGTGATGCGGTTTACCATGGAGGAATGGATCAAGTGCATGGTGGATG